In a single window of the Serratia quinivorans genome:
- a CDS encoding phage tail assembly protein T, translated as MRLAREFKRPDWRQMLSEISSTELGEWAEYYRENRFSDALLDAEFSSLKATMVALFTSGDEEIYPGDLSILTSPEPETEQTDDELMLIGEGIFGGVRYGGTDC; from the coding sequence ATGCGTCTGGCGCGCGAGTTTAAACGCCCGGACTGGCGGCAGATGCTTTCAGAGATCAGTTCGACGGAGCTGGGCGAGTGGGCAGAGTATTACCGGGAAAACCGCTTTTCTGATGCCTTGCTTGATGCTGAGTTTTCATCACTCAAAGCAACCATGGTGGCTCTGTTTACGTCCGGTGACGAAGAAATTTATCCCGGTGATTTAAGCATATTAACTTCACCCGAGCCGGAAACAGAGCAAACAGACGATGAACTGATGTTAATCGGGGAGGGGATTTTCGGAGGGGTACGCTATGGCGGAACAGATTGCTGA
- a CDS encoding Phage-related minor tail protein, whose product MAEQIADLVVNLDANTVSFQEQMGRVERQLLESSRKADVSTDRMRRLAERQAATISGIAENSAGATTKMQASQAVAVDGMKGKWSEASRAVDETHQRIAELSARLREEQQQSQVTGDAQDRLTASFFRQIDAIKGAENSLQELRVIQEQIRVARASGNITQGDYLSLVTETATKERALAQAERAAAQAKDDYLQKLREQVALQGKTASQIQEYKAAQLGVTQQAAPLIAKIREQEDAWKRGAISAGQYRMAMRQLPMQITDITTSLASGAPIWLVAIQQGGQIKDSFGGAGNALKAMLSLLTPARLLIGGTAAVMGLLAYDAYDSSKRIADLNRELVRTNGVSGLTKQGLQDLVYQGTAAGQSFTAVTDSLKALIAAGATSGTNFSQVSQAIAAYSKESGEGLDVLAGKFTAIAKDPSQGILALNESLHFLTAEQYANIRSLEEQGRQMDAVKLASDLAADAMHGAAVKMKTELSAVESYMRTLKDMAGGMWDAITGVFRDKTAGEATAELQSRAASIQAQIANSERTGYNQKNGKLQAWREELDLLNFQLDALSLRRGVEKGIQTIGQQQKENEQQRLRLAQQQDALATTLQTKEEKRAKLIRQTNEAFNNGIIKTAADRDKQIKRINEQFKDPKTPKGPQYRTPVGERAIDSTQSEMLALQAQLQVLRQHSGLNDTISQQRKDLWKAQAQFTVLEEAAGKRQLSAQEKSLLSSKDKVLALAEQKAALGDQIAQQERLNKLQDASTKYVTQMAEKQQALQRSAGLGDRAAQRESTFAQLSQGWQNQGGSLDDAGYKRQLQAAQDYYTAEDKLRGDWMAGASSAWSNYQDQASDTAGMTKSLFTGAFSGMEDALTSFVTTGKAGFKSFTVSILADLAKIALRNGIESRLTKSFRGL is encoded by the coding sequence ATGGCGGAACAGATTGCTGATCTTGTCGTCAATCTGGATGCAAACACGGTCTCTTTTCAGGAGCAGATGGGCCGCGTTGAGCGTCAGTTGCTCGAATCAAGCCGTAAGGCGGATGTGTCTACCGATCGTATGCGTCGTTTGGCAGAACGCCAGGCAGCAACGATCAGTGGGATAGCTGAAAATAGTGCCGGTGCCACCACAAAGATGCAGGCCAGCCAGGCTGTTGCCGTGGACGGCATGAAAGGGAAATGGTCTGAAGCATCGCGTGCCGTCGATGAAACGCATCAGCGTATCGCCGAGCTCAGTGCGCGACTCAGGGAGGAACAGCAACAATCCCAAGTGACCGGCGATGCACAGGACCGCCTCACAGCGTCATTTTTCCGTCAAATTGATGCGATTAAGGGTGCTGAAAATAGTCTGCAAGAACTCCGGGTTATTCAGGAACAGATCCGGGTTGCCAGGGCATCCGGCAACATTACGCAGGGTGACTATCTTTCCCTGGTAACGGAGACGGCAACTAAAGAACGTGCGTTGGCGCAAGCGGAGCGTGCCGCAGCTCAGGCCAAGGATGATTACCTGCAGAAGCTTCGTGAGCAGGTTGCTTTGCAAGGGAAAACAGCATCACAGATTCAGGAGTACAAAGCGGCGCAATTGGGTGTTACTCAACAGGCGGCCCCTTTAATTGCCAAAATTCGCGAACAGGAAGATGCCTGGAAACGCGGTGCGATTTCGGCTGGCCAATATCGCATGGCGATGCGCCAATTGCCGATGCAGATCACCGACATCACTACCTCGCTGGCATCTGGTGCTCCAATATGGCTGGTAGCCATTCAGCAAGGTGGCCAGATCAAAGATAGCTTTGGTGGTGCCGGTAATGCACTAAAAGCAATGCTCAGTCTGTTAACGCCGGCACGGTTGCTTATTGGTGGCACCGCCGCGGTGATGGGGTTACTGGCTTATGATGCTTATGACAGCAGCAAGCGGATTGCCGATCTTAACCGAGAACTTGTACGGACTAACGGTGTATCCGGGTTAACGAAACAGGGGCTGCAGGATTTAGTCTATCAAGGCACGGCTGCCGGGCAGTCTTTTACTGCTGTGACCGATTCTTTGAAGGCTCTGATCGCCGCCGGTGCCACGTCCGGTACCAACTTTTCACAGGTAAGCCAGGCTATCGCCGCCTATTCCAAAGAAAGTGGCGAAGGGCTGGATGTGTTGGCCGGCAAGTTTACCGCGATAGCCAAGGATCCCAGTCAGGGCATTTTGGCGCTGAATGAAAGCCTGCATTTCCTGACGGCAGAACAGTACGCCAACATCCGCTCGCTTGAGGAACAAGGGCGGCAAATGGATGCCGTGAAATTGGCCTCAGATCTTGCGGCTGATGCGATGCATGGTGCCGCAGTGAAGATGAAAACCGAACTTTCCGCGGTTGAATCTTACATGCGAACACTGAAGGATATGGCCGGTGGTATGTGGGATGCCATCACGGGTGTTTTCCGTGACAAGACGGCCGGTGAAGCTACCGCCGAATTGCAATCCCGTGCGGCAAGCATTCAGGCGCAGATCGCAAACTCTGAACGTACTGGGTACAACCAGAAGAACGGCAAGCTGCAAGCCTGGCGTGAAGAACTGGATTTGCTCAATTTCCAGCTTGATGCCTTAAGCCTGCGCCGCGGTGTGGAGAAGGGCATACAAACCATAGGTCAGCAGCAAAAGGAAAATGAGCAGCAACGTCTGCGCCTTGCGCAGCAACAGGATGCACTGGCTACCACGCTGCAGACCAAGGAAGAAAAACGCGCGAAGTTAATCCGTCAGACGAATGAAGCCTTCAACAACGGCATCATCAAGACTGCGGCAGATCGCGACAAACAGATCAAACGAATTAACGAGCAGTTCAAGGACCCGAAAACCCCGAAAGGACCGCAATACCGCACACCTGTCGGTGAACGGGCGATAGACAGTACGCAGTCAGAGATGTTGGCTCTGCAGGCTCAATTGCAGGTACTTCGCCAGCATAGTGGGCTGAATGACACGATAAGCCAGCAGCGCAAGGATCTATGGAAAGCTCAAGCGCAGTTCACTGTATTGGAGGAGGCGGCTGGTAAGCGTCAGCTCTCCGCACAGGAAAAGTCTCTGTTATCCAGCAAGGATAAAGTACTGGCGCTGGCGGAACAGAAAGCCGCGCTCGGCGATCAAATCGCTCAGCAGGAACGGCTCAACAAACTGCAGGACGCCTCGACCAAATATGTCACCCAAATGGCCGAGAAGCAGCAGGCGTTGCAGCGCAGTGCCGGCTTGGGGGATCGTGCCGCCCAGCGTGAAAGCACTTTTGCCCAACTTAGTCAGGGATGGCAAAACCAGGGCGGGAGCCTGGACGATGCCGGTTATAAGCGTCAGCTGCAGGCCGCGCAGGATTATTATACGGCGGAGGACAAGTTACGAGGGGACTGGATGGCCGGCGCTTCTTCTGCCTGGAGCAATTATCAGGATCAGGCGTCGGATACCGCCGGTATGACCAAGTCTCTTTTCACGGGGGCTTTTTCGGGTATGGAGGATGCTCTAACGTCTTTTGTGACGACGGGTAAAGCAGGATTTAAATCGTTCACCGTATCTATTCTGGCTGATCTGGCCAAAATTGCGTTGCGGAATGGCATTGAGTCAAGGCTTACAAAGTCTTTTCGGGGCCTTTAG
- a CDS encoding phage minor tail protein G, with amino-acid sequence MLKKGTFDYADQKVEISELSGLQRIDYLSFIKRSADEYDALPEDTSDSDRNIAFTTMQLRINAWLVAASLLHSDKKQKVETLHQAVLEDWSGAAIAGCSQKVLVLSDMIPAQAEPSDVDEHAPPTPEKDLTPEKP; translated from the coding sequence ATGCTGAAAAAAGGCACGTTTGACTATGCCGATCAGAAGGTCGAGATTAGCGAACTTTCAGGATTGCAACGTATTGATTATCTTTCATTTATTAAAAGATCGGCAGATGAATACGACGCACTTCCTGAAGATACCAGTGATTCTGATCGAAATATCGCTTTTACAACCATGCAATTACGCATTAACGCCTGGTTGGTGGCCGCATCCCTTTTGCATAGTGATAAAAAACAGAAGGTTGAAACACTGCATCAGGCTGTGTTGGAAGACTGGTCCGGCGCGGCCATTGCCGGCTGCAGCCAGAAGGTCCTGGTGCTGAGCGATATGATACCGGCCCAGGCTGAACCATCAGATGTCGATGAACATGCCCCCCCAACGCCAGAGAAAGACCTTACCCCGGAAAAGCCCTAG
- a CDS encoding Phage minor tail protein U, translating into MIKHSEIRNAVLDRCRATITGDVTYFDGRPAFVDENDLPAVAVFLDDARYTGATLDEDSWRAILHIVVYLKASQPDAALDQWVEEKIYPVLNDIPDMASLAETMVPAGYDYQRDDEMATWGAADLSLPTDLYHVRSLIMTTPNPLAPVKGAGTTFWLYTGTGDPYSNPLSDVGWSRLAKIKELQPGEITADSYDDSYLDDEDADWNATAQGAKSAGEANLTLAWKPGETGQQGLVAWFHSGEVRGYKIKYPNAAVDVFKGWVSSLGKTVTAKEVITPLH; encoded by the coding sequence ATGATTAAGCATTCTGAGATCCGTAACGCGGTACTGGACCGTTGCCGCGCAACAATCACCGGCGATGTGACCTATTTCGACGGCCGCCCGGCGTTCGTCGATGAGAACGATTTGCCGGCAGTGGCCGTATTTCTTGATGATGCACGTTATACGGGTGCAACGCTGGATGAGGACAGTTGGCGCGCCATATTGCATATCGTGGTGTACCTCAAAGCCAGCCAACCTGATGCGGCGCTGGATCAGTGGGTAGAAGAGAAAATCTATCCTGTCTTGAATGATATACCTGATATGGCCAGCCTGGCAGAAACCATGGTTCCCGCGGGTTACGACTACCAACGGGATGATGAAATGGCTACCTGGGGCGCCGCCGATCTTTCCCTACCAACTGACCTATACCATGTAAGGAGCCTGATAATGACAACTCCAAACCCTCTGGCGCCGGTAAAAGGCGCCGGAACAACTTTTTGGCTTTATACGGGCACCGGTGACCCGTACAGCAACCCGCTCAGTGATGTTGGCTGGTCGCGGTTGGCGAAGATCAAGGAACTACAACCAGGGGAAATTACCGCTGATTCCTATGATGATAGTTATCTTGATGATGAAGACGCCGACTGGAACGCTACGGCTCAGGGGGCGAAGTCCGCCGGTGAGGCTAACCTGACGTTGGCATGGAAACCCGGCGAAACAGGCCAACAAGGTCTGGTAGCGTGGTTCCACTCTGGCGAGGTTCGCGGCTATAAGATCAAATACCCGAACGCCGCCGTTGATGTGTTCAAAGGTTGGGTAAGCAGCCTCGGGAAAACCGTGACTGCGAAGGAGGTGATCACCCCGCTCCATTAA
- a CDS encoding Uncharacterized conserved protein, with the protein MAKNFVQDGNTIAIAATAADIASGDPVVVGDLVAVAITDIPKGRIGDGFTSGVFQLPKLSADVIPAGKKVFIKGGVVQLADVDAVAAGYAWEAAVKDATVVSVKLNG; encoded by the coding sequence ATGGCTAAGAACTTTGTACAAGACGGTAATACCATCGCGATCGCGGCCACTGCAGCGGATATCGCCAGCGGCGATCCGGTTGTTGTGGGGGATCTGGTCGCTGTGGCTATTACGGACATTCCTAAAGGTCGCATCGGTGACGGTTTTACATCCGGCGTGTTTCAACTGCCTAAACTGTCGGCCGACGTCATTCCTGCCGGTAAGAAGGTATTTATTAAAGGCGGCGTGGTGCAACTGGCTGATGTTGATGCAGTCGCGGCAGGTTATGCCTGGGAGGCTGCGGTTAAAGACGCCACCGTGGTATCGGTAAAACTCAATGGCTAA
- a CDS encoding phage minor tail protein L: protein MSINADLQLLRPGSRVFLFHVDGSMFDGPELFFHNYPIPYTEAELVAAGSDPNLLPAKSIWWQGQEYKPWPVQAEGFEVTSDGSAPTPTLSVANLDGTISAMCLAYQKHGAGQSHPALYFCAIS from the coding sequence ATGTCAATTAATGCAGATCTCCAGTTGCTACGGCCTGGTAGTCGGGTATTTCTATTCCACGTGGATGGAAGCATGTTCGACGGGCCAGAGCTGTTTTTTCATAACTATCCGATCCCGTATACAGAAGCGGAGCTGGTTGCTGCCGGCAGTGATCCGAATTTGCTGCCGGCTAAATCCATCTGGTGGCAGGGTCAGGAGTACAAACCGTGGCCAGTGCAGGCGGAGGGATTCGAAGTCACCAGCGATGGCAGCGCACCAACCCCTACGTTGAGCGTGGCAAACCTTGACGGAACAATTTCAGCTATGTGCCTGGCATATCAAAAACATGGCGCAGGCCAGAGTCACCCGGCACTTTACTTTTGCGCAATATCTTGA
- a CDS encoding phage portal protein, lambda family, translating to MSFIDDVIGIISPGWKAGRLQARYKIAAYEAVMPTRTHKARRENRNANQLTQFGGRSLREQARWLDNNHDLVIGLLDKMEERIVGARGIIVEPQPLLLTGAVADDLAKEIRAAWAEWSVAPEVTGQYTRPVMERLLARTWLRDGEVFCQMVQGKVTGLTPQAGVPFWLEALEPDFVPLDSNDSGKGLCQGIFLNAWGRPIKYQVHKSLTTSGIALGDTKEINADNMLHLKFVRRLHQIRGNSLLSGILIRLSALKDYEDAELTAARIAAALGMYVKKGDGQSYPESEDKEEREMDIVPGMLFDGLQPGEDIGMIKSDRPNPNLENFRNGQLRAVSAGSRGSYSSIARDYNGTYSSQRQELVESFEGYNILQDSFVAAISRPNYRNWLQMAITSGVIKTPADLDMKSLFNAVYSGPVMPWIDPLKEANGWKVQVRGGAATESDWIRSRGANPSEVKRRRKAEIDENNKLGLVFDTDPANDKGGTSAEATKQDESSSESERRKK from the coding sequence ATGAGTTTTATCGATGACGTGATCGGCATCATTTCCCCAGGCTGGAAGGCGGGAAGGTTGCAAGCTCGCTATAAGATTGCTGCTTATGAGGCGGTGATGCCGACTCGAACCCACAAGGCCCGCCGGGAGAACCGCAACGCTAATCAGCTGACGCAGTTTGGTGGGCGCTCTTTACGCGAGCAGGCTCGTTGGCTGGACAACAACCATGATTTGGTGATCGGCTTGCTGGACAAGATGGAGGAGAGGATTGTCGGTGCCAGAGGGATCATTGTTGAACCACAGCCATTATTGCTAACGGGAGCAGTGGCGGACGATCTGGCTAAAGAAATCCGTGCTGCCTGGGCGGAATGGTCTGTGGCGCCCGAAGTCACTGGCCAATATACCCGCCCGGTGATGGAACGGTTACTGGCTCGAACCTGGCTGCGCGACGGTGAAGTTTTCTGTCAGATGGTTCAGGGGAAAGTCACCGGACTCACTCCGCAGGCAGGGGTGCCATTCTGGCTGGAGGCGCTGGAGCCCGATTTCGTGCCTCTGGATAGCAATGACAGCGGAAAAGGTTTGTGCCAGGGGATTTTCCTCAATGCCTGGGGACGACCTATCAAGTACCAGGTTCATAAATCACTTACCACATCGGGTATAGCGTTGGGTGATACAAAGGAAATCAACGCCGACAACATGTTGCACCTGAAGTTTGTGCGCCGACTTCACCAAATCAGGGGCAACAGCTTGCTGTCCGGCATCCTTATCCGTCTCAGTGCGCTGAAGGATTACGAAGATGCAGAACTGACAGCAGCACGTATTGCCGCGGCACTTGGCATGTACGTTAAAAAAGGTGATGGCCAGTCGTATCCAGAAAGCGAAGACAAGGAGGAGCGGGAAATGGATATCGTGCCGGGCATGCTCTTTGATGGGCTACAGCCTGGTGAAGATATCGGCATGATTAAATCCGATCGGCCCAATCCAAATCTTGAAAACTTTCGAAATGGGCAGTTGCGAGCGGTATCTGCAGGCAGCCGTGGTAGTTACTCCAGCATCGCACGGGACTATAACGGTACCTACTCATCCCAACGGCAAGAGCTGGTGGAGTCATTCGAAGGCTACAACATCCTTCAAGACTCATTTGTGGCGGCCATTTCCCGTCCGAATTACCGAAACTGGCTGCAGATGGCGATCACCTCTGGCGTGATAAAAACGCCGGCTGATCTCGACATGAAATCACTTTTTAACGCCGTGTACAGCGGCCCGGTGATGCCGTGGATTGACCCGTTGAAAGAGGCCAACGGCTGGAAAGTGCAGGTGCGAGGTGGTGCGGCTACAGAAAGCGATTGGATACGCTCTCGAGGTGCCAACCCGTCAGAGGTTAAGCGCCGGCGCAAAGCTGAAATTGACGAAAACAACAAGCTGGGGCTGGTGTTTGATACCGATCCCGCCAACGACAAAGGAGGCACCAGTGCCGAAGCAACGAAACAGGACGAATCGTCGTCCGAAAGCGAACGCCGGAAGAAATAA
- a CDS encoding phage minor tail protein L, giving the protein MAQARVTRHFTFAQYLDARNYPDGNPEADPTKEKLDVYYIENKTSEDNEVIQFQLSSPADLQGMLIPRRQIHSLCTWCIEGKYRGPSCGYTGTNYFDQDGNPVDDPSKDNCGGLLSDCKKRWGATEQLPFGGFPGSALLKR; this is encoded by the coding sequence ATGGCGCAGGCCAGAGTCACCCGGCACTTTACTTTTGCGCAATATCTTGATGCCAGAAATTATCCGGACGGGAACCCAGAAGCTGATCCCACAAAAGAAAAGCTGGATGTTTACTATATCGAAAACAAAACCAGTGAGGACAATGAAGTTATTCAGTTTCAGTTGTCCTCGCCTGCCGATCTGCAGGGGATGCTAATCCCTCGTCGCCAGATTCATAGCCTTTGCACATGGTGCATTGAAGGCAAGTACCGAGGTCCGTCATGTGGTTATACCGGCACGAATTATTTTGATCAGGATGGCAATCCGGTAGACGACCCGTCAAAAGACAACTGCGGCGGTCTGCTCAGTGACTGCAAAAAACGCTGGGGCGCCACAGAGCAATTGCCCTTCGGTGGTTTCCCCGGTTCCGCATTGCTGAAGAGGTGA
- a CDS encoding Phage-related minor tail protein, which yields MSQPTFFAFAKGAGVMGEAGAEGILPLKRGPDGRLGVSVYGGAASGAAGAAPQVNINIADNGQSSQQQTTPGLESFGADIGNYVAKKYRELRDKDLGQNGVIDRAIRGRRG from the coding sequence GTGAGCCAGCCGACGTTCTTCGCGTTTGCCAAGGGCGCCGGGGTGATGGGTGAGGCGGGCGCCGAGGGGATATTGCCCCTTAAGCGCGGTCCAGATGGGCGTTTGGGCGTCAGTGTTTATGGTGGTGCGGCTTCAGGTGCTGCCGGCGCTGCGCCGCAAGTAAATATCAACATCGCGGATAATGGTCAGTCATCGCAACAGCAAACGACGCCAGGATTGGAATCGTTTGGCGCTGATATCGGTAATTATGTAGCGAAAAAATACCGTGAACTGAGGGACAAAGATCTCGGCCAAAACGGTGTGATAGATCGGGCTATACGCGGCAGGAGGGGCTGA
- a CDS encoding Phage-related protein has protein sequence MAQLKTFHFPPRYGAAGEFEPVVREVQFGDGYRQVTGDGINSEKESWPLTFTGPWPFIEPIVAFLREHNGYRSFQWRNPLYQLGLYNAGAFTITPTFANAQGRNYTLTVTFTRANHP, from the coding sequence ATGGCACAACTTAAAACATTCCATTTCCCTCCGCGCTATGGTGCGGCTGGGGAGTTTGAACCGGTTGTCCGGGAAGTGCAGTTTGGTGATGGCTACAGGCAGGTGACCGGTGATGGTATTAATAGCGAGAAGGAGAGCTGGCCATTAACGTTTACTGGCCCCTGGCCGTTTATTGAGCCGATCGTGGCATTTTTGCGAGAACACAACGGGTACCGTTCATTCCAGTGGCGTAATCCGCTGTACCAGTTGGGGCTCTATAATGCGGGGGCCTTTACCATAACCCCCACTTTTGCCAACGCTCAGGGCCGTAATTACACCCTGACGGTCACATTCACCCGCGCTAATCATCCGTAG
- a CDS encoding Prophage minor tail protein Z (GPZ): MKGIEQAIRNLNTLSKSMVPRATAQSLNRVAGRAISRSTKLVAEDVRVQQKLIRQRARLRRASAEQNPPRASLSINRGNLPAIKLGAARMQLSRRVGFVGKKGSVLKIGRYTFRNAFIQQLANGRWHVMRRVGRSRYPIEVVKIPLVTPLTKAYQEETRRLLETDMGKEMGYALKNQLRLYLVRKI; this comes from the coding sequence ATGAAAGGCATTGAACAGGCCATTCGTAATCTGAACACCCTCAGCAAGTCTATGGTGCCGCGCGCGACGGCGCAATCGCTCAACCGCGTGGCCGGGCGGGCAATTAGTCGAAGTACCAAGCTGGTGGCCGAAGATGTACGGGTGCAACAGAAACTGATCAGGCAGCGTGCCCGATTGCGTAGGGCCAGCGCCGAACAAAACCCACCGAGGGCATCGCTCTCAATTAACCGCGGTAATTTGCCAGCGATCAAGCTCGGAGCGGCACGAATGCAGCTATCTCGCCGCGTTGGGTTTGTGGGTAAGAAGGGAAGCGTGCTGAAGATTGGGCGCTATACCTTCCGCAACGCATTTATACAGCAGTTGGCCAACGGTCGATGGCATGTAATGAGGCGTGTCGGTCGGTCACGATATCCGATCGAGGTCGTCAAAATTCCATTGGTGACACCGCTGACCAAAGCCTACCAGGAGGAGACGCGGCGTTTGCTGGAAACCGATATGGGCAAGGAAATGGGGTATGCCCTGAAAAACCAGCTGCGGCTTTATCTTGTGAGGAAAATTTGA
- the clpP1 gene encoding ATP-dependent Clp protease proteolytic subunit 1: MPKQRNRTNRRPKANAGRNNSWFRMQAKANSSADIYIYDEIGYWGITAKQFVKDLQALGDITQINLHINSPGGDVFDGIAIFNALKNHGAAITVHIDGLAASMASVIAMVGNPVIMPENTMMMIHKPWGFAGGDANDMRDYADLLDKVENVLIPAYVAKTGKSAEEVAAMLDDETWMDGKECLALGFADQVTPSLQAMACIHSKRIEDFEKMPNSIRNLITPPRNSTTPAPQPTPQPTQPVDQGNPDAATIRAQVVAEQKARVTDINNLFAMFGGKHMDLQASCIADIDCTVAAAKDKLLEMLGKGATPSDKTLPGAQGHIGNGNIVGDGVRQMLMARAGYEERDNSNAYNGMTLRELARMSLTERGISVSTLNPVQMVGLALTHSTSDFGNILLDVANKSILQGWEEAAETFEQWTKKGQLSDFKTATRVGLGGFPSLRQVREGAEYKYVTTGDRGEKIALATYGEIFSITRQAIINDDLNQLTDVPMKMGRAAKATIGDLVYAVLVDNKVMSDGKKLFSADHKNMTNGAIDVANLDKARQLMRTQKEPTTGRSLNIRPAFLLVPTALETIANQTIKSASVKGADINAGIIKPDPKLCLCDW; the protein is encoded by the coding sequence GTGCCGAAGCAACGAAACAGGACGAATCGTCGTCCGAAAGCGAACGCCGGAAGAAATAACTCCTGGTTCCGCATGCAGGCCAAGGCCAACAGCTCCGCCGATATCTACATCTATGACGAGATCGGTTACTGGGGGATCACGGCCAAGCAGTTTGTTAAAGACCTGCAGGCCTTGGGCGATATCACCCAAATAAATCTGCATATCAACTCCCCTGGCGGCGATGTTTTTGACGGTATCGCCATTTTTAATGCCCTGAAAAACCATGGCGCTGCGATTACTGTGCATATTGATGGCCTGGCGGCCTCTATGGCTTCAGTAATCGCGATGGTTGGAAACCCCGTCATCATGCCCGAAAACACCATGATGATGATCCATAAGCCCTGGGGCTTCGCCGGTGGCGATGCCAATGACATGCGGGATTACGCTGACTTGCTGGATAAGGTCGAGAACGTATTGATCCCGGCCTATGTGGCCAAAACAGGGAAGTCGGCGGAAGAAGTTGCCGCCATGCTTGATGATGAAACCTGGATGGATGGCAAAGAATGCCTTGCTTTAGGTTTCGCTGATCAGGTCACCCCCTCTCTGCAGGCCATGGCCTGTATTCATTCCAAACGCATTGAGGATTTTGAGAAAATGCCAAATTCTATCCGTAACCTGATCACTCCACCGCGCAACAGCACCACTCCGGCGCCACAACCAACACCGCAACCAACGCAACCTGTCGATCAGGGTAATCCAGATGCAGCCACTATTCGTGCGCAAGTGGTTGCTGAACAAAAAGCCCGGGTGACAGATATCAACAACCTGTTTGCCATGTTTGGCGGTAAACACATGGATCTGCAGGCGAGTTGCATCGCTGATATTGATTGCACCGTGGCGGCGGCAAAAGACAAGCTGCTGGAGATGTTGGGCAAAGGGGCAACGCCTTCAGACAAAACCTTACCTGGCGCACAAGGTCATATTGGTAACGGCAACATTGTCGGCGACGGTGTACGACAAATGTTGATGGCCCGCGCCGGTTATGAAGAGCGTGATAACAGCAACGCCTATAACGGCATGACACTTCGCGAACTGGCACGTATGTCGCTGACCGAGCGAGGGATCAGCGTTTCGACGCTCAACCCGGTTCAAATGGTCGGTCTGGCGTTGACGCACAGCACGTCCGACTTTGGCAACATTCTGCTGGATGTGGCGAACAAGTCGATTCTGCAGGGCTGGGAAGAAGCAGCCGAAACGTTTGAACAGTGGACCAAGAAAGGCCAACTGTCAGACTTTAAAACTGCGACCCGCGTCGGTCTGGGTGGGTTCCCATCGTTACGGCAGGTACGTGAGGGGGCCGAGTACAAGTATGTTACCACCGGTGATCGCGGTGAAAAAATTGCGCTGGCCACCTATGGGGAAATTTTCTCTATCACCCGCCAGGCCATCATCAACGACGATCTCAACCAACTGACGGATGTGCCGATGAAGATGGGCCGCGCGGCGAAAGCGACGATCGGCGATCTGGTTTATGCCGTATTGGTGGATAACAAAGTTATGTCGGACGGTAAAAAGCTGTTCAGTGCCGACCATAAAAACATGACCAACGGCGCGATTGACGTAGCTAACCTGGATAAAGCCCGTCAGCTGATGCGTACGCAGAAAGAACCGACCACCGGCCGCTCGTTGAACATTCGTCCAGCTTTCCTGCTGGTACCGACCGCTCTGGAAACGATCGCCAATCAGACAATCAAATCGGCCAGCGTGAAAGGGGCCGATATCAATGCCGGGATTATCAAACCCGATCCAAAACTTTGCCTCTGTGATTGGTGA